Part of the Triticum urartu cultivar G1812 chromosome 2, Tu2.1, whole genome shotgun sequence genome, tgatatgctccaaaaaccctagCTACTTCTCACATTCCACATTtgtcctaaacctaaagtcaaactcggccccaccgatttgattcatctggcgccaccgagttcatttgacatagccatagccagaaaccctaatcagttcggtctcaccgatagggatctcggtctcaccgagatggaattgctaactctctgtttccctttgtaacattCCGGTCTAACCGAagtgagcgatcggtcccaccgagttagcaatgcaaactctctgtttccctttcgtaacgtttcggtctcaccgaaatgagcgaattggtcccaccgagtttgcctaaccaactctctgtttgcctttTACTGAAATCGGTCTCCCCGAGAtcatgtgatcggtctcaccgagattacgttatgccctaaccctaacaaaatcggccccaccgagttgatcgtatcggtcccaccgaaaaccctaatgttcacattttgaactaaatcggtttgactgagtttaactattcggtcccaccgagtttggtgaattgtgtgtaatggttagattttgtctagaggctatatatacccctccacccactcttcattcgtggagagagccatcagaacgaacctacacttccattactcattttctgagagagaaccacctactcatgtgttgagactaagatattccattcctaccagaataatcttgatctctagccttcccactcaaatcatatttccaccatatccaaatctgtgagagagttgagtgttggggagactatcatttgaagcacaagagcaaggagttcatcatcaacacaccatctattaccttttggagagtggtgtctcctagattggttaggtgtcacttgggagcctcagtcaagattgtggagttgaaccaaggagtttgtaagggcaaggagatcgcctactttgtgaagatctaccctagtgaggcaagtccttcgtgggcgatggccattgtgggatggacaaggttgcttcttcgtggacccttcttgggtggagccctccgtggactcgtgcagctgctaccctttgtgggttgaagtctccatcaacgtggatgtacgatagcaccacctatcagaaccacgccaaaaatctccgtgtctatattgcgtttgctccctctaaactcctcccatttaccttcatatgcaatgatttacattccgctgctatactcttagaattgcatgtgtaggttgattgcttgacttgtgctaagttgctaaaatctgccaagacttaaaattgggaaaaggctagatttttatttggtcaagtagtctaatcacccgcccctctctagacatactttcgatcctacattaAGTGACTGGAGAAGCCTCCCGCAAGCTTGAGAGAGattctcttctttaatttgcacaaagttaattatttcctgtaaggcaacttgtttcttatgagatggaaaatatttttcagagaagtaatataTCATATCCTGGGGAGTACGCACACAAGGAGCAAGAgtattaaaccatatcttagcatcaccctttaacgagaaaggaaacaacttaagaatatagtagtagcgaatcttttcctcatgagcaaagagggtggctatatcatttaatttagtaaggtGTGCCGCagcagtttcagtttcataactgtgaaaaggatcagattcaaccaaattAATTAACTCAAGAttgacagagaattcataatccttatcagtaacaaagcaCAGAGaatagcaaacttaggatcatgcTTCATTTTCTTCATCATAGATTATTTTCTTTAAGCTTACATAGTAGTTTCTTAAATCTTCTCTGTCATTACAAGCAAGAAATTCTCTAGCTATCTCcccatccataacataaccctcaggtacCTTAGGCATTTCAATTCTAGGAGAGCTAGTTCTGATAGGTGAATCATAATTCTCATCAATTTTAGCATTTTCGGTTTGTTTAGCTTTAGGAAGTTGTTCATCAaaaaattcacctagtggcacagtttCATCAAGCATAGTACTAGAATcgtcataagcatcattcatagcagaagtagcatcatcaattacTTGCTATATATCAGAATTAACAGCAGGTGGTGCTGTCGTGAGCCTattcaaaatagaaggtgaatcaggtgcagagctagatggcagttccttacctccccttgtcttcatagtgatcaacataTATAAATCCCAAATGACTCAGCAAATAGGGCTATGGTCACCGGCAACGGCGCgaaaaaaaggtcttgataacccacaagtataggagatcgcaacagttttcgaaggtagagtattcaacccaaatttattgattcgacacaaggggagccaaagaatatttgcaagtattagcagttgagttgtcaattcgaCCATACCTGGAGAACTAAATATCTGCGGCAAAGTGATCAGTAACACATTAGTACGATAGTTTGATAGCAGCGGTAACAGTAGCAATAGTAACGGTAATAGTAGcagttttatagtgattgtaacagcgACAGTGAcgaaagtaacttagcaaaaacCAATATGAGAAAATCGTAGGCATTGGACCGATGGTGCATAATTATGTTGGATGacattcatcatgtaacaatcataacctagggtgagacaaaactagctccaattcatcaatataatgtaggcatgtattccgtatatagtcatgcgtgcttgTAATGAGAACTTgaatgacatcttttgtcctacccttccgttgcagcggggtccataaggaaatctaagggatattaaggcctccttttaatagagaactggaacaaagcattaacacatagtaaATATATAcgtgaactcctcaaactacggtaatcaccggaaagaatctCAATTATTGTCAtcttggggtatgcggatcataacacgtaataggtgcatacaacttgcaagataggatcaagaacacaaatatattcatgaaaaaaaaatggtacagatatgaaatcatggcactcgggcactagtgacaagcattaaacatagcaaagtcatagcaacatcaatctgagAACATAATGAATACTAGAGATCAAGCCCTAagaaaactaactcgattacatgataaatctcatccaactcatcaTCGTCCAGtaagcctacgaaggaattactcactcccggcggtgagcatcatgaaattgatgatggaggatggttgatgatgacgacggtgccGAATACCCCTCTTCGGAGTCCCGAACGGACTTCAGATCaaccctcccgatgaagaacaggagatGATGGCAGTGGCTTCGTattgtaaaacgtgatgatttcttctctctgattttttttctggacAAATAGGTACTTATGGAGTTGGAGTTAGGGTTGCGCGAGTTGccaggggcccacaagcctgCTAGGCGCGCCCCCTATGCTTGTGGCgccctggtggcccccctctggtatttttctgtgtcagtatttttatatattctggaaataatctccgtaaagtttcagtttaatctaagaacttttatttctgcgtAAAAAGaacaccatgacaattctgctgaaaacaacatcagtctgggttagtttcattcaaatcatgcaaattagagtccaaaacaaaaGTAAAAGTGTTTAGTTTTTTATGCTCCATTTTGTGACATGTCTGCTCCAACACTTCATCAACACCTAGCAATCGGAGCACGCAGCGAGGAACGGCGCCGGTGCACGTTGACCATGGCCGGGACGACAGGGGAGGGACGACCGCATCGTAGTCGAGAAGGAGCGGCGCCGCGAGGTCGGGGTGCGGTGGCTTGCCCGGCTAGGCGCAGCACTGGAAGGTCGTCGCACGCTGCATCTTGGCCGCGAGCGGGGAGACCGGCAGCAGCAACAGGCGAGTTGCTCCTCTAAGGTCCGCGAGCGGCGCGGCGCGGCCAgggcgagaggggaggggaggcgtGGCGCGACAGGGCGAGCTCGGAGGAGCACGCCGGCAGTCGAGCTCAAACCGCACACCAGCGCGACGAGGCACGACACGACGAGGGCGACATGGCAGGGCGAGCACGGCTTAAggcgagggggagagggaggcgcggCGCGGCAGGGTGAGCATGGAGAAGCGCGTAGGCGAGACGAGGCACGGCCAGCACGGCGTGGACGGCACGCCGAGCGGGGAACGGCGAGCATGGCAGAtagaaaagagagagaaaaggtTATGCGAGTGGACAGAGAAAACCTCTGGTTTGTGTCCAGCTCCAACCTAAATCTAACACAAATTTAAGACATAAATGGGTCCGAGCAAATACTAAACCGACAAAAAATAAGAATATGTCTACGTTGGGCAATATTTTTGTCAGAACGGACACAAACAGAGAGTATGCCTGGGCGCGTTGGAGTTGCCTAAGGTAGCTCCTCGTCTCTCGCGTCCGCGCTGAGACATATCACGAGTTCACTACCGAACGACTGAAAATCAAGACGTGGCAGGGCCTATGCTATCACGAGTTCACGACCGAATGACTGAAAATCGACTTTCAACACGCTGCCGTGTCCCCTGTTTAACAACACGGACACTGCAGATCGTGGCCTGGATCGTCTCCACAAGCCGCTCGACGCATAACTCTATTTTGCAGAAGCGGTTCTCGAAGCAGATGGTATGCACACCAGGATGACGAGCGTAGAAATCGCGAGTTGCGCTGATCAATGCTCTATCTCGAGACACTGCTCCACGTTCAACTTTTAGCTGAATTTCAAAGCGAACAGGGTCTCTGCAGAGAATTGCACGAGACGGCCCAATCAAGCGCAAATATGGATTCTGCAAGCATTCGTCAATCACCCCGTTAACTACTAATCAACAAGAGATGAAAAAAAAACTCAGGGAGACATGTGCAGAAATATACCCCCAAAAAAATGAAAGCAAAGATATTATACGTACGTGTTGCCTGATTCTTTGGGGCGCTATCCTACTGTGCGCGAAGAGAAGGTTGCGATTGTTATCGACACTGTCCCGAGCAGCAACCACACCATACACAGACAATGGCAATTTGAAGCCACCTTTAATTTCTGTTAGTTTAATGGAGAGGATCTGCAAGGTCTCCGCGACGATAGCATCGTCTAAGCTGGGTTTAGGTGTCAAGTGTGTGAAGTGCATGGAGCTCAATTGCGCTGCATGCAAGCACCAAAGAGAAGCATGTGTTAGAAATCAAACATGAACTAGTCTTAGATAAGCAAAAGGGCAAATATATTCCCTTGCCGCTTGTACAAGGAAGGTCGATCAACCAAAGGTAAAAGGATGGGAGGAATTGAAAGCTAGCTACCTAAAGAAAATTAAAAGTGCATGCATGTCAACTCACTTGTGTCTTCGAAGAAACCGCACCCCTCGGGTCCCTGTCTAGATTCCCAGGCCCTTCTGTAGCAAGCGAAATCCTCTTCCTCAGCGGCTATCTCCTCCTTCTCCATGGTTAATTCTTGGACTGATTTGCCTATGTCCATATCATCCATCTTGACCTCAGCCATCTGCTTCCGTATGTCCATCTCAACCTTGGTCGTCTGCTTCTGCTTGTCCATCTTGACCTCGGTCATCGGCTTCTGCTTGTCGATCTCAACCTCAGTCATCTGCTTCTGCTTGTCAACCTTCAGGTCGATCATGTGCTGATCACTACTCTGGATGTCAGAGCCATGGGGAAGAAATCTTGGCagctgctgctgcttcccggATTCCTCTTCCATCTCGAAATCCATGGATGGAGCAGCAGCACAAACCCTGTATTTCCCCTTCTTATGCCCCTCATGTTTCCCCTTCTTACGACCCCCGTGTTTCCCCTTCTTACTGCCAAGAGACTGATCATTACTCTGAATCTGAAGGCCACAGGGAAGAAGTTGAGACTGCTGCTGCTTCCTGGATCCCCCTTCCATATCCGTCTCACGAGGCAATGGACCAATCACCTGCTTCTCCATGAAGGTTTTCGCTCTGACTGCCATTCCTGCCTTGGCCATTTGCTTCCCCTCCACCTCATCCCACACCCAATTAGGTATACTCTTTAAAAGAAAGTGCAAGTTACGAATTGCTTCACTTGTCCTGTGATACACTGCTGACAACTCTTCAATCTGCATCTCAGGGTAGAAGTTGACCGCGCCTCTGCCTGCCTCCATCATCTCTTTGAGCACCTGCACACAGGATTCGAGCTTTGAAAAGAGTATAGACTGCTGCTGCTTCCAGGTTTCCCTTTCCTCCGAGAGTGATATGTGTGA contains:
- the LOC125539976 gene encoding uncharacterized protein LOC125539976, which codes for MATEGDSGKSTERQSEALSRSPQIQSKVPVRPPRNIKKGEPMDRAVSSQERRLLSGLIAKLDTEEANLRAEINNLRMKVVKEGAETTSGEGFSLALGKPALWIALDGYRREQYRLRSAKKRGITPDLVAKYPELGSVAAKVRKQPKDMVLGTQQQPKDMANKSGILDGGGDDRGKSPVLEEQVPIADWKFKPEMEVDSVTHTNESLRDFSIVVNTDESPMDSIILNTDESPTLEPVLSCVPDIQSEDESSTLQPVLCCGPDIQSEDESSTLQPVICCGPDIQSKVHALPLPPHCRKQEDPVLPPKHLLQQQKQPSVHNHHEICPQGTNDDVATTLGAQFQNLDLSVSKLVELDRGESLSEEQVKFLETQQLPRDMANKLDILDGGGDETEVKMGRGKSLKEKQVTVLETQQQPTDVANKLDILDGGANEPEVEMDRRKSLLGEQVKDMANKSHISLSEERETWKQQQSILFSKLESCVQVLKEMMEAGRGAVNFYPEMQIEELSAVYHRTSEAIRNLHFLLKSIPNWVWDEVEGKQMAKAGMAVRAKTFMEKQVIGPLPRETDMEGGSRKQQQSQLLPCGLQIQSNDQSLGSKKGKHGGRKKGKHEGHKKGKYRVCAAAPSMDFEMEEESGKQQQLPRFLPHGSDIQSSDQHMIDLKVDKQKQMTEVEIDKQKPMTEVKMDKQKQTTKVEMDIRKQMAEVKMDDMDIGKSVQELTMEKEEIAAEEEDFACYRRAWESRQGPEGCGFFEDTTQLSSMHFTHLTPKPSLDDAIVAETLQILSIKLTEIKGGFKLPLSVYGVVAARDSVDNNRNLLFAHSRIAPQRIRQHNPYLRLIGPSRAILCRDPVRFEIQLKVERGAVSRDRALISATRDFYARHPGVHTICFENRFCKIELCVERLVETIQATICSVRVVKQGTRQRVESRFSVIRS